A window of the Hevea brasiliensis isolate MT/VB/25A 57/8 chromosome 6, ASM3005281v1, whole genome shotgun sequence genome harbors these coding sequences:
- the LOC131180939 gene encoding uncharacterized protein LOC131180939, protein MSFAGPSSIHDIQYYGDHIFTTVTAAAVVVDEWIANTMHIHKRELSELLIGLDTEWCMPTEPDGHQQVAIIQLCVGKRCLIFQLYHADDIPPSLIQFLGNKKFKFVGKGVWNDACKLFEDYELLVAHTKDVGYWAAKKYHDRDYRKLGLKALVLDLLQKVIPKPREITMSEWNAKELTIEQIEYACLDAFVSLELGIFLNKPRQEIIEYPENTPSKKIIHHTLESYRATDDCEQLDEELRQSFGEFKEDVRRMKPARQLVSQTSRRKSPETKKRMSRKADSRQELVDEMNACFSRALESLKKM, encoded by the coding sequence ATGTCTTTTGCAGGTCCTTCCTCCATACATGACATCCAATACTATGGTGATCATATCTTCACAACTGTCACAGCAGCAGCTGTTGTTGTCGACGAATGGATAGCTAATACAATGCATATCCACAAGCGTGAACTGAGCGAACTTCTTATTGGCCTTGATACTGAATGGTGTATGCCTACCGAACCAGATGGACATCAACAAGTTGCCATCATTCAACTATGTGTGGGTAAAAGATGCCTTATTTTTCAACTTTATCATGCAGATGATATCCCACCATCTTTGATCCAGTTTCTTGGGAATAAGAAGTTCAAATTTGTTGGTAAAGGAGTATGGAATGATGCTTGTAAACTATTTGAAGATTATGAGCTGCTTGTGGCTCATACAAAAGATGTAGGTTATTGGGCAGCCAAGAAATATCATGATAGAGACTATCGAAAATTGGGATTGAAGGCTTTAGTGCTTGATTTGCTTCAGAAAGTGATTCCCAAGCCCAGAGAAATCACAATGAGTGAATGGAATGCTAAAGAGCTTACAATTGAACAGATAGAGTATGCTTGTCTGGATGCTTTTGTGTCCTTAGAACTTGGAATTTTCTTGAACAAACCTAGACAAGAAATAATCGAATATCCAGAGAACACGCCTTCCAAGAAAATTATACATCATACTCTTGAATCTTATCGGGCTACAGATGATTGCGAGCAACTAGATGAGGAGTTGAGGCAGAGCTTTGGAGAGTTTAAAGAAGATGTGAGAAGGATGAAACCAGCAAGGCAATTGGTAAGTCAAACAAGTCGTAGAAAAAGTCCAGAGACCAAGAAAAGAATGAGCAGAAAGGCAGACTCCAGGCAAGAGCTGGTTGATGAAATGAATGCATGTTTCAGCAGAGCTTTGGAGAGTTTAAAGAAGATGTGA
- the LOC131180940 gene encoding secreted RxLR effector protein 161-like, with amino-acid sequence MESPTTSHMNAVKQILRYVKGTLDLGIVYKKNQECEALIGYSDSDLGGDTDDRKSTTRILFFLGESPITWVSQKQRIVALSSCEAEYIAATGGTCQGIWLTKIIASLRGNNQVKPILKIDNKSAISLANNPVHHERSKHIDTRFHFIRDAVKNGHVKIDYTSSICGGRYSD; translated from the coding sequence ATGGAGTCTCCAACGACATCACATATGAATGCTGTTAAGCAGATTCTTAGATATGTGAAAGGAACTCTTGATCTTGGAATTGTGTACAAGAAGAATCAAGAGTGTGAGGCGCTGATTGGGTATAGTGACAGTGATCTTGGAGGAGATACAGATGACAGGAAGAGCACAACtagaattttatttttccttggtGAAAGTCCAATCACTTGGGTTTCACAAAAACAGAGAATTGTTGCACTTTCGTCATGCGAAGCCGAGTACATTGCAGCAACAGGAGGTACATGTCAAGGAATATGGCTTACAAAGATAATTGCAAGTTTAAGAGGCAATAATCAAGTCAAACCTATTCTAAAGATAGACAACAAGTCAGCAATCTCGTTAGCCAACAATCCAGTACATCATGAAAGAAGTAAACATATCGACACAAGGTTCCACTTCATTCGTGATGCTGTAAAAAATGGACATGTCAAGATAGATTACACGAGCAGTATATGCGGTGGCAGATATTCTGACTAA
- the LOC131180952 gene encoding tRNA ligase 1-like, whose protein sequence is MDEIDICSYSLLTFTFLDQLAQKNPKVEAFLQDKHLEHNLKKTHLTLAHKRSHGVTAVASYGLFLNQKVPVELTALLFTDKMAALEAQPGSVDGEKVVSKNEWPHVTIWTAEGVAPKEANTLPRLFSEGKATRVEFSPPITISGTVQFY, encoded by the coding sequence ATGGATGAAATAGATATATGTTCTTACTCCTTATTGACTTTCACATTCCTTGATCAGTTGGCTCAGAAGAACCCCAAGGTTGAAGCCTTTCTTCAGGACAAGCACTTGGAGCACAACCTTAAGAAAACTCACTTGACCCTTGCCCACAAGAGAAGTCATGGCGTTACAGCGGTAGCAAGTTATGGACTGTTTCTCAATCAGAAGGTCCCAGTAGAATTGACTGCACTTCTCTTCACAGATAAAATGGCTGCCCTAGAAGCACAACCGGGTTCTGTTGATGGCGAAAAAGTAGTATCAAAAAATGAGTGGCCGCATGTTACCATATGGACCGCAGAGGGAGTAGCACCCAAGGAAGCCAACACACTGCCTCGATTGTTCTCAGAGGGGAAAGCAACTCGTGTTGAATTCAGTCCGCCCATCACCATATCGGGCACAGTGCAATTTTATtga